In the genome of Ziziphus jujuba cultivar Dongzao chromosome 10, ASM3175591v1, the window ttggaagaggagatgcagtgccccgatgaagatatggtgaggatttctgggttcatgttagagggagacgcccggaagtggtggcagatggagaagacccgcagaaggcatacgtgggatcagttcaagattgccttctctactgagttttgtcctcctgcctatcgtgaggcaagaaggagagagttcgaggaactgcgacaggggaacatgacagtgaccgagtacgagaggagattccgggaactatcagaattctgcatgcacctgattcctgacgatcacacgaagaagatgaggttcatagatggattgaaagagagcatcggctacaccctttctggatcagtacatcccacctatcagtccgccagagatgcagcgctcgagctagagagacaggaggagatacgcagaccctcaaggcgcagatctttcgaaggttcgtatagcggagtacctcaacagggggcaactaaaagaagccatagttcaggctcagacaatgatgggttaagcccacgaggcagattccagaggagagatagttatcgtatgccccagccagctcgccattcgatcagtgtggatacaagctcgtaccagcagtcacgcattggttctctgcggatttgtccactttgtagggggaatcattctgggcagtgtcagatggatggtttatgctttcggtgtgggcagccaggccacataaggagggattgcccttatggtagcggcagtgtgctaggagcaggtcgacggacacagcatacgggagtatttccaggacagagttcccaggggagtcagccagtaggagtttcttcgggatcagtccagccgtctgcaggatcgagtcgaggtagaggaaggagaccccagcagacaagtcaaggccgggtgtttgctatgacgcagcagggagccaggactacgcccgacgatttcacaggtactttgatgatttttggtaatgacacgtgtgtacttatagacccgggagcaacacattcgttcatctcaagagagtctgtcgttcgggtcggtatgacccctactcctttagaatgtctgctagaactagccactcctgtaggagaatccttgtggcctagccagttaatcaaggaatgtttcttctgcatcgaagatcaagtgatggaagcggatctgatcctgttggatctattcggacttgaagtaagtttgggcatggattggttggtaaggaaccacttagtcgaggaagcgacgtaggagcccgaagcgcaagtgcgtgatcagaacccttatctgttctagtgacgtgcggaaatttcgaggacgaaatttttgtaaggggggaaggctgtaacaccccgtcctaaatcacaccggaatccgtgcacgttgaccgttgaccgttgaccgaaggggtcaaaagttgactttttgactcggtgggaatttcgagatgactagggtaccgtggcgaagtgcacgatgccacgagttcgtagactggtagcacgtcgaaaacggagctacggtttgaaagttatggacgaaacaagttgcggtccaaactgtccaaggggtgccggagttgactttttgtttatggggaattgagctttgactcatgcatggttgtgaagtgctcgtcgatacgagttcacagactagcggcacgctcaaaacggacatccggttaaaaagttatggacgtttgaagtttaccggataccgtattattttaatgttttttttgggtcggtgaacagtgaaacgccacgtgtcagtttctgattggtccacgtggcatgaacagtgtcacgcagggttttaattttgaaaaactctcggggaagagagagaaagagagagaagagagagaaagagagagaggagagagaaagagagagagagagccaccgccggccaccggattttgccactgttccggccgagttactgtacacacgccggacagaaagcttgcccacctcatttccggcaaaacctccaagtttcacggtgaacggccgccggacgcgcccggatcggacgtccgaagtttggcggcgatttttcccctccaccgccggccaccgcgaatcggcactgttccggccattttccggccacacgcgcctgacagccttgatcctctcctcaagtccggcctacccaccaaaaatcacggccatcggaccaccgacgcgccgggatcggagcgttttccggcgaggggtcgaaaatcttcaaacggtgatttctccgccgtccgacctccgttttgctcaccgtcggtcccgttggattgctctcctcacgatctacaaatctgcaaaatttcacagcaaacggccactgccggaaaatactgttccggtgacggttgccggtgacgtggcggcccgccggaaaatactgttccggcgagtacccgaaaattccggccagctccagtccgcagtgttcgacctcctgaacccaaatccgacttccgtttccgccaattcgcgacggtttgggagaattgcggagccgaaactcgaaaacctttccggcgagattccgaccccgtcgggtacgatcatcggaaagtaagaccgaatccgtgatcctcatcacgcgagcttcgattcggtatataactcgtaacccttagatgtcgcttggtgttcgctccccgggtatccatttgggaattacccgaataaaatattaatatttttggtttgtgcactgtggttgtttaggtgcacgcgcgagtagtggagtggatcccgaggaggatcttagttgatttgcgctctccaggtgagtgacccaccttcaaaaattattttgggcaattaattaaatttaattggtatttaatttagtatttaattacgctcatgtggtgtggtttaattatggttttaatgcggtttaatttaatttatttgttatgcatgagcaaggtatgtttcggtattaattttacgtggtttcaaatgtgatttctcgggcataattgggttaaatattttgtgaaaataattggttaaattttataaattatgcccgcggtatttttattgtggtttgctgttatcgctgtttcgtaccgggtgattggataaaatatgtgggatggtgttttgtgaaattttggtatacttcccacggtggtttttggaaaaacggtacggttggttgttcatgtttatttttagacgcactcatacagtattggtgttctggtgtatggtgtatggacacgtggtttagcacgcggttattatatggtttagcgtgcggttattacttcacccgtgagttgccattggaccgtgggcaggcaaggttattgttgcgcacagccgcccccctccttggccgggtgatggtttttagcagtcggtactgtcgggacgccgaagtgaccactgcaggtttctctctttaacctcccgccagtcggtgctcgggacgctgggtatcggagggcatcaccggtatatggtgtggtgcgtcaggtgtaattgtcggtgtaattgcaaataatggtttaaaccccaaaggtgttcaaaatttatttattataatttattatatttttattatatatttggggtatgtatttatttaattgttgttgttaaattatttaatcccttggtttttgggaggtatgcacattgggttttgcgaaaaggttttaaaaagggaacatttcaaacggagcgattggtgagagttttgagggaaatcattattttccaaaggttattattatttattattaattgttggttaattgttattattttattattattatcaaaaggtgttcagtagttcgggttactcacggagatgattagcatctcacactcttaaattccgttcccttaggtgcaagtggtggtagacgttcttccggagcgaaccaagttttccgctgctgttgtgttttgaggagtttctttgtactctttcatttcagtgtattatttcttttcagccttgttgtatttctgttgtttagcacttcttaaagctctgtatactattggaatacttctgttttatttatgcactggactgttgttgctttgagaagtgttggaatttgtggaatcagtttgtagtttgtgggaggaataaggggatgtttttagaattgtgttttcagtacaggtaaattgtggtaagtaaatcccttaggggaggctctgtcggattttcctttggagggtccggtagggtttccctgggatcagggctgtctagggttccgggaaaggaatgctggacgggtcctgacaatgccTTCAATGAAATTCTCAATATATAGTTAAAATATATACcgcaatttataatttaaaaaaaaaaaaaaagagggagagagagagagagagagagagagagagagaaagagttgaGCATACATGTAGGGGTGGACATGGActggattggttcggttttggaccgaaatacaatccaatccatatatatcggtttttttaatttacaatccaaaccaaaccattaaagcattaaatccaaaccaaaccaaatcatttatgatcggtttggtttgaatTGGTTGATTGGTTTAAAActtactatataaatatataatacaaataaaaaaaatttcaaatttaaaatataaataataaattataattatccaaacataaaatacaattagaataatacaacatagtctacaatggaaaataaagaagaaaatgtagcaaatgatacacatcatgcactttttaaataccaaacgttaatgtcatcatctcactcctataaaatcaaattaaaattgttaaaacaaataatgtaaaataatacattcgtcaaaattcattcactcaagaatcaatgcataattcctttttttttttaactttaaaattttggtaaatcataagtcaatcaacgttgacagatttactaattttagttgattctgtaagctttacaaaaatcaaaacaataaaattagcaataaattatatttaaacatttatatatatatatatatatataagtaacaattggatacaatatatgtagatatatatatatatatatgatgggaatgtaaatatatatatatatatattatggtgatagtGATGGACTGGTGGCAGGCGgtaacaaaggtaaatgtttagtttaggattataatttacaatttgatttgtgATTTGGGATATGGGAATgtaaaagggaaaaatatatatatatatatatatatatattaaaaatcaatatataaaaatggaaaaaaatttaaaaattaatacataaaaatgaaaaaaaaaatactaaaattaatatataaaaatgaaaaaaataaaaaatatataattttttattatataatatattatttggattggattggattggattggatttatatttccaatccataaccaatccaatccatacaatttataatattttgaacccaatccaatccaattgatgtaaaaatccaatccaaaccgttaaaaatggattggattggacagGTTGAACGAGTTGGATtagattttgcccacccctacatACATGTAgtcaaataatacaaaaaaaaatttaccttaAAGGATTTCAGTTTTATTGAGGTATAAGCTGTTGGTGGCTAAAAGAATGAAGATGCACACTGCCTTTACGTTTTCTCCATGATGGATGAAGGTGAAATTTTGCGGTCATGTTAAATGCGGACCAAACGTTTCCTAGCCATAACGAGGTTGGTTTTCACCATCCACGGTGAATGAAGGAAAACTCGATGAGTTCAAGGCTATATTTGGAACTCGAACAACTGTTGCcggcaaaaataaaattaaaaaaaattaggaaaattgGTTCATTAGGTaggaagctttttttttttttttttttttttttgcccctttctttatatatatatatatatatatatatatatatatatatatatatatatatatatatatatattttttttttaatgtggagACGTAACTATGTAGGAAGCTTTTTGACTATCACGATACAACCCAATTATTTATACTGGATCATTCATTAATACTACAACAGGAAACGTCCAATCTCGAGGAGGCCAAGGGAGTTGAATCTTCAACGTTTTAGGATAATACCTACTACAGCACTTAGGGGACATCAAAGCTCGAACATATATTGCCAGGTTGTTTTTGCATAAATTAGATTCATATACAAACATACAAACACAACACAGAATTTCTTTAAACTCTGATCACAGTTGGTGAAGAGTCTGGCTGGCCCACCGATGAAGACTTCGAAACTTCCATTATTACGGGAGCTTGTTCCAAGCAGCTTTGAGTATCATCACTGATTATTCCAAATGTCATCTTCTCTACTTCTTCTTGGGTATAGATGTGGATCTTTGAGACAACGTTACAAAATTCACTGACCATAACAAACATTACAATCaataattggaaaaaataaCGGTTGGGATTACTTTCAACGATCTTCTGAaactttttacccaaaaaaaaaaaaaaaaaagaaggatctTCTGAGATTAAACAAGTGGTTTTGAACCATATTTTGCATAATGTATGCATGCAGCTATTATCATGATGAAGTAGAAAACGATAAAAGATCCAGTCAATAAGAGAGACTTACTGCCATGGATCATCACCAACAACCATTACATCATTCTCGCTGTCGGTGTACAAGATCCGCCATCCTTTCTCAGGATCTTCCAGTAGGCCTTCCATGCTAAATAGTCGCTCTAGTTCGCTCAGCAGGTCACTGTAGCCATTCAATCTTGAGAGGTCAATAGCTCTTCCCACTAAGCTGCCTTGCTTGTGAACCTTTCAATGATCATGTCTGACATCAGTTCAGCAAAGtcaaaaaaagtgaaaattgtaATTCAATTAGGCTGCTATTACAGCTTACCTTTGTACAGCTCCTCTTACTGGAATTCTGAGAGTTTGGAGTTGAAGTTTCCCCAGTCAAGGAAAACCCAAAAAGTTTACAACCAGTCGCAGTCCCGGTAAAACCATCGTCTTTTGAATTCCTTAGATTTGTTCCTACAGTGGGACGAGCAGATATACTCTCCTGTGGCTTATGCTCATTTGGTATATTTGATCTTCCAGCTCCATTCCTCATAACCCCAGTCTGAATAGAATATGGGTTAGTTTTGACATTCTCTCCCGGGAAGTTGGTAGCACTAGTGTGCATTGCTGGATTTTGGCCAGGTTTGTGACTGTCACCATAGGGAAAGTACATGTTTTGAAGTGACTCTGATGCTAGAGGGAAAAAATTGGGCTTGGATGCTTGATATGTGTTGAAAGATGTGCAACCAAGATTGGGTTTTCCCCAAGCTCCCAGGCTGAAATCAGCTTTTCCTGTCAGGGACCTCAATGGGCATATTTCTTGACCTTGCAAGACCTTCGGAAACCTACTGCTTTCCGCAAAGCCAGGGTAGGTGGTTGGGTGGGCCCTTATAAACTCGCCAATAGCAGCCTTCTGCGTTGTATTTGGTGCCAGACTCTGATGTGCTGGAGTATGCATATCAAATTCCAGCCGGTGGTTTACACTATCACAACCATAGAGGGGTGATATGAAACCTATATTTTCTTGACCTTGCAAGACCTTAGAGGATCTGACTGACTCCTCAAAGTCCAAAAACCCACCCCCTCCTGCTGcaagaaaaatatatcattaaagatGCATGAGTTGAAGAGTATGATGAACAAGTCACTTTTAAGTATCTCAATGGAAAGTGTTCTACCGGTTACAGGGTTGTTGGGCAGGTTTGCCTGCACACTTGTCCGCAGTTTCTTCAGTCTTGGGGATGACTGAATGCTAAACGGTGGGAGAGAAACAGAGGGATCTATCTCCCACGAAGACACTCGTTCTTGACGATCATTCCCAATATCTTCATCCCACCTGACCTGTTAGATGTTACAACACTGGTGTAACTATATCTTATAATTGGACGATGAGATAAGAAGTTGGTTTCTCACTTAGACATTTCATTTCATAAAGGAAATATACAGGAAgtacaaaaaaagaatattttgaatATGACGGAGCAGTGTCCATTTATGGGATTCAGTAAGGCCTTCATATAACTAATCGTTCTAAGACCAAAAAGCTAACCCATTTGGATAAACAAGAACAATCTGTTGAATCACCATCTATCTAAAAGCTCGAGCTTGTAGGAAGTGGAACCAAATATGCATATCAAACCTAGTTTCCAATTCTTCAATACTAACCTTACAGGTAAGCTCATTAAATAGGGGAAGAAATTGGGTGTAATAGGAAGTGGAACCAAATATGCATATCAAACATAGTTTCCAATTCTTCAATACTAGCCTGACATGTAAGCTCATTAAATAGGGGAAGAAATTGGGCTTTACACTCGTGAAACAATTAGTTACCACACATTCAATGCAAATTCAAATGGGGTTACCAAGATTCAAACTCAAGACCTCACCAAGTTACAATACTCCGCCTAATGCCCATTAACAGAGAGAAGAAATCAGACCTTAGACTTGTCAAATAATTAGTTAACACAAATTCAATGCAAAATTAAATGGGTGTACCAAGATTGAAACTCAAGGCCTCACGGTCACCAATGCTCTTATACCTTGAATCGCTACGTATACCAAAAGCTTAAGCTTGAGCCTGAAGAATGTGGGTCCAACCATATATCTAATGTATATTCCAACAATTTAATACaatcaaaacccaaaaattttAGGCCTCcgaaaattattttgtgaattaTGAAAAATGAAAGGTGCAAACAAAAAATGGAGAAAGCAAAGATGATATGAGAATCTTATCCATTTATTGTGAAAGATATCaaacaaaaaatcattttaagaaAATTCCAGAATAGCACAAATATCAAGAAAAACAATGCATAAAATAGAATATCTCTAAAATGTGAAAGGAGAAATTAAAATTTGCACCATCAAGCATCTCCATTTAGAGTTTGGCCACCTATAGGGATCCAAGTCACCAATTCCAGTGACTACACCACTGCATCTGCAAAAGCAGACCTAAGTTATACCttatgagaaaaataattatgtaacCCATAGAGCCAACGTATAAAAACCTTCTTTCTGGCGAATCTTCCATGTCAAATCTCATTTTGAATCTTGTCCCAATGGTCACTGGATTTGTAAcacttttaatatatttttggtagGGAATGACAAACTCCGCATGACTTGCCCTGCATTTCAGGATTATTGAATAAGTTAGAATAAGATTCTTTCACAAGCATAAGTCTTGCTAAGCATGTTATTTCATATctccaagaaaaatattgaaataaaacttAGACATTGTAGATAGATGCATGTCACAGGTGAAAAAGCTCTTAGGAACTTGATGGAAAAAGCTTGAAATAACATGATGGTTGTAAAAACTCTCTTTAATTGAGTTAATCTCGTAGACAggggaaaaatggaaaatgaattCAATTATAAGAATGGTGAACTAATCTCTGCAATGATAAGGCTCTAAGTACTTTTGACAATTTTATAAACCTATGCAACTATATCTCACAACCTTTCACtagtacatacatatatgtatttgcATTCGCTTTTCCTATGTGCTCCAAATGATTTAAACCTCAACGAATGAATTGTTTTTCCACCCTCATAGATAGTTCATGCTCTCCAACACTATTAAATAACATCACTCAGTATTGTAGAATATGGATCCAATGTTCATGATTTAACTGTTCCCCTTTCTATATACAATGCGAAACATACACAACACTTCTATAAAGGGAAAGCTATTGTAAATCATTTAGACCCCCTACCATCCTGCTGCTCTGTTATTcacattaattttataaaacctAAGAGTCCCTAAAAGCAAATATTGAACAGACTGTATCCTGTCTGGTCTTGGTTGTGTTCTCAAATAGGTAACCTTGTTGAAGACATCAAACTCACTCAGGATCTGATTTACTCAAATCAAGTCCATGCCACCAAGTCTTCACATAAATGAACATGAAATACTATTTTCTTTCCTAAAACACGTATTGCAGGTTTCACCATATCAGGACATAGAAGAATCAATAACATACGTCACCTAGGTATGTGCAGACTTCTACAGATAATAAGTCTTAAATTGAGATATAGACATTCCTCCCTTTCCCTTctacaaatttttatattcaaacagattgcccaaaaaaaacaaagtaaaaaatacATAGCATATCATTATCAATTTTATGATTGTATTGCCGTAAACACTCATTTGTTATAATGAAATTTGGGAAGCATATCCTATTATTTCTTAAATGTTTAGTCCACAATACTAAACAAGCTTGTTTCTTGTCGCAAGTGCTAAAGGTGCTATATCCCACTTAGAGttttagatttaaattcaaataataactGATAAAAAAACCATTTCATAAGATATATAGATGTACAGTCTCGCTCCAGTGGGGATGTAAGTTGAGAACATCATGAGGATGCACATCCAACAATGTTGAGGACATTGTGAAGTTTGCGAGATGTGCATCCTAACAATGTCCTCAACTTAGCATCCTCACCTAAGTTtggtagtatatatatatatatatatatatatatacatttatatatatcaatttcagAGGCATCTCTAGTTAGAATCTACGTTCTTTTACTGAGTTAAATTATCATTGTAAGACAATAAGTACTGCAAGCACTTGAGGAGAGTAAATTTCTATTCCTGAAACTAACGTTATTCCAGTTTTAAAATCATCACAAGAATCCACTTTAAAACCAAAGGATTCATAGATTTTGCAAGTTTAACTCAACTCTTAGTTGTCTAAACCTCttctaaaaattctaaaatgtgCTTTCTTTTcagttttgaatattttctttgcaTCATTCACACGTTTAGT includes:
- the LOC107416521 gene encoding auxin response factor 4 isoform X3 is translated as MIPNLVFMEIDLNHAVAEEEKNAFCNGDCDKGCCVCCLSSSTSSCSSNSSSAPVSSSIYLELWHACAGPLTSLPKKGNVVVYFPQGHLEQVASSSPFSPMEMPTFDLQPQIFCKVVNVQLLANKENDEVYTHVTLLPQPELVGMKLEGKELEELGVDEGSGGSPTKSTPHMFCKTLTASDTSTHGGFSVPRRAAEDCFPPLDYKQQRPSQELVAKDLHGVEWRFRHIYRGQPRRHLLTTGWSIFVSQKNLVSGDAVLFLRGENGELRLGIRRAVRPRNGLPDSIVGNQNSYPSVLSLVANAISTKSMFHVFYSPRASHAEFVIPYQKYIKSVTNPVTIGTRFKMRFDMEDSPERRCSGVVTGIGDLDPYRWPNSKWRCLMVRWDEDIGNDRQERVSSWEIDPSVSLPPFSIQSSPRLKKLRTSVQANLPNNPVTAGGGGFLDFEESVRSSKVLQGQENIGFISPLYGCDSVNHRLEFDMHTPAHQSLAPNTTQKAAIGEFIRAHPTTYPGFAESSRFPKVLQGQEICPLRSLTGKADFSLGAWGKPNLGCTSFNTYQASKPNFFPLASESLQNMYFPYGDSHKPGQNPAMHTSATNFPGENVKTNPYSIQTGVMRNGAGRSNIPNEHKPQESISARPTVGTNLRNSKDDGFTGTATGCKLFGFSLTGETSTPNSQNSSKRSCTKVHKQGSLVGRAIDLSRLNGYSDLLSELERLFSMEGLLEDPEKGWRILYTDSENDVMVVGDDPWHEFCNVVSKIHIYTQEEVEKMTFGIISDDTQSCLEQAPVIMEVSKSSSVGQPDSSPTVIRV
- the LOC107416521 gene encoding auxin response factor 4 isoform X4 produces the protein MIPNLVFMEIDLNHAVAEEEKNAFCNGDCDKGCCVCCLSSSTSSCSSNSSSAPVSSSIYLELWHACAGPLTSLPKKGNVVVYFPQGHLEQVASSSPFSPMEMPTFDLQPQIFCKVVNVQLLANKENDEVYTHVTLLPQPELVGMKLEGKELEELGVDEGSGGSPTKSTPHMFCKTLTASDTSTHGGFSVPRRAAEDCFPPLDYKQQRPSQELVAKDLHGVEWRFRHIYRGQPRRHLLTTGWSIFVSQKNLVSGDAVLFLRGENGELRLGIRRAVRPRNGLPDSIVGNQNSYPSVLSLVANAISTKSMFHVFYSPRASHAEFVIPYQKYIKSVTNPVTIGTRFKMRFDMEDSPERRCSGVVTGIGDLDPYRWPNSKWRCLMVRWDEDIGNDRQERVSSWEIDPSVSLPPFSIQSSPRLKKLRTSVQANLPNNPVTGGGGFLDFEESVRSSKVLQGQENIGFISPLYGCDSVNHRLEFDMHTPAHQSLAPNTTQKAAIGEFIRAHPTTYPGFAESSRFPKVLQGQEICPLRSLTGKADFSLGAWGKPNLGCTSFNTYQASKPNFFPLASESLQNMYFPYGDSHKPGQNPAMHTSATNFPGENVKTNPYSIQTGVMRNGAGRSNIPNEHKPQESISARPTVGTNLRNSKDDGFTGTATGCKLFGFSLTGETSTPNSQNSSKRSCTKVHKQGSLVGRAIDLSRLNGYSDLLSELERLFSMEGLLEDPEKGWRILYTDSENDVMVVGDDPWHEFCNVVSKIHIYTQEEVEKMTFGIISDDTQSCLEQAPVIMEVSKSSSVGQPDSSPTVIRV
- the LOC107416521 gene encoding auxin response factor 4 isoform X1 → MIPNLVNFLDHLDPYYTLAEEEKNAFCNGDCDKGCCVCCLSSSTSSCSSNSSSAPVSSSIYLELWHACAGPLTSLPKKGNVVVYFPQGHLEQVASSSPFSPMEMPTFDLQPQIFCKVVNVQLLANKENDEVYTHVTLLPQPELVGMKLEGKELEELGVDEGSGGSPTKSTPHMFCKTLTASDTSTHGGFSVPRRAAEDCFPPLDYKQQRPSQELVAKDLHGVEWRFRHIYRGQPRRHLLTTGWSIFVSQKNLVSGDAVLFLRGENGELRLGIRRAVRPRNGLPDSIVGNQNSYPSVLSLVANAISTKSMFHVFYSPRASHAEFVIPYQKYIKSVTNPVTIGTRFKMRFDMEDSPERRCSGVVTGIGDLDPYRWPNSKWRCLMVRWDEDIGNDRQERVSSWEIDPSVSLPPFSIQSSPRLKKLRTSVQANLPNNPVTAGGGGFLDFEESVRSSKVLQGQENIGFISPLYGCDSVNHRLEFDMHTPAHQSLAPNTTQKAAIGEFIRAHPTTYPGFAESSRFPKVLQGQEICPLRSLTGKADFSLGAWGKPNLGCTSFNTYQASKPNFFPLASESLQNMYFPYGDSHKPGQNPAMHTSATNFPGENVKTNPYSIQTGVMRNGAGRSNIPNEHKPQESISARPTVGTNLRNSKDDGFTGTATGCKLFGFSLTGETSTPNSQNSSKRSCTKVHKQGSLVGRAIDLSRLNGYSDLLSELERLFSMEGLLEDPEKGWRILYTDSENDVMVVGDDPWHEFCNVVSKIHIYTQEEVEKMTFGIISDDTQSCLEQAPVIMEVSKSSSVGQPDSSPTVIRV
- the LOC107416521 gene encoding auxin response factor 4 isoform X5: MEIDLNHAVAEEEKNAFCNGDCDKGCCVCCLSSSTSSCSSNSSSAPVSSSIYLELWHACAGPLTSLPKKGNVVVYFPQGHLEQVASSSPFSPMEMPTFDLQPQIFCKVVNVQLLANKENDEVYTHVTLLPQPELVGMKLEGKELEELGVDEGSGGSPTKSTPHMFCKTLTASDTSTHGGFSVPRRAAEDCFPPLDYKQQRPSQELVAKDLHGVEWRFRHIYRGQPRRHLLTTGWSIFVSQKNLVSGDAVLFLRGENGELRLGIRRAVRPRNGLPDSIVGNQNSYPSVLSLVANAISTKSMFHVFYSPRASHAEFVIPYQKYIKSVTNPVTIGTRFKMRFDMEDSPERRCSGVVTGIGDLDPYRWPNSKWRCLMVRWDEDIGNDRQERVSSWEIDPSVSLPPFSIQSSPRLKKLRTSVQANLPNNPVTAGGGGFLDFEESVRSSKVLQGQENIGFISPLYGCDSVNHRLEFDMHTPAHQSLAPNTTQKAAIGEFIRAHPTTYPGFAESSRFPKVLQGQEICPLRSLTGKADFSLGAWGKPNLGCTSFNTYQASKPNFFPLASESLQNMYFPYGDSHKPGQNPAMHTSATNFPGENVKTNPYSIQTGVMRNGAGRSNIPNEHKPQESISARPTVGTNLRNSKDDGFTGTATGCKLFGFSLTGETSTPNSQNSSKRSCTKVHKQGSLVGRAIDLSRLNGYSDLLSELERLFSMEGLLEDPEKGWRILYTDSENDVMVVGDDPWHEFCNVVSKIHIYTQEEVEKMTFGIISDDTQSCLEQAPVIMEVSKSSSVGQPDSSPTVIRV
- the LOC107416521 gene encoding auxin response factor 4 isoform X8, which encodes MKLEGKELEELGVDEGSGGSPTKSTPHMFCKTLTASDTSTHGGFSVPRRAAEDCFPPLDYKQQRPSQELVAKDLHGVEWRFRHIYRGQPRRHLLTTGWSIFVSQKNLVSGDAVLFLRGENGELRLGIRRAVRPRNGLPDSIVGNQNSYPSVLSLVANAISTKSMFHVFYSPRASHAEFVIPYQKYIKSVTNPVTIGTRFKMRFDMEDSPERRCSGVVTGIGDLDPYRWPNSKWRCLMVRWDEDIGNDRQERVSSWEIDPSVSLPPFSIQSSPRLKKLRTSVQANLPNNPVTAGGGGFLDFEESVRSSKVLQGQENIGFISPLYGCDSVNHRLEFDMHTPAHQSLAPNTTQKAAIGEFIRAHPTTYPGFAESSRFPKVLQGQEICPLRSLTGKADFSLGAWGKPNLGCTSFNTYQASKPNFFPLASESLQNMYFPYGDSHKPGQNPAMHTSATNFPGENVKTNPYSIQTGVMRNGAGRSNIPNEHKPQESISARPTVGTNLRNSKDDGFTGTATGCKLFGFSLTGETSTPNSQNSSKRSCTKVHKQGSLVGRAIDLSRLNGYSDLLSELERLFSMEGLLEDPEKGWRILYTDSENDVMVVGDDPWHEFCNVVSKIHIYTQEEVEKMTFGIISDDTQSCLEQAPVIMEVSKSSSVGQPDSSPTVIRV
- the LOC107416521 gene encoding auxin response factor 4 isoform X6, producing the protein MEMPTFDLQPQIFCKVVNVQLLANKENDEVYTHVTLLPQPELVGMKLEGKELEELGVDEGSGGSPTKSTPHMFCKTLTASDTSTHGGFSVPRRAAEDCFPPLDYKQQRPSQELVAKDLHGVEWRFRHIYRGQPRRHLLTTGWSIFVSQKNLVSGDAVLFLRGENGELRLGIRRAVRPRNGLPDSIVGNQNSYPSVLSLVANAISTKSMFHVFYSPRASHAEFVIPYQKYIKSVTNPVTIGTRFKMRFDMEDSPERRCSGVVTGIGDLDPYRWPNSKWRCLMVRWDEDIGNDRQERVSSWEIDPSVSLPPFSIQSSPRLKKLRTSVQANLPNNPVTAGGGGFLDFEESVRSSKVLQGQENIGFISPLYGCDSVNHRLEFDMHTPAHQSLAPNTTQKAAIGEFIRAHPTTYPGFAESSRFPKVLQGQEICPLRSLTGKADFSLGAWGKPNLGCTSFNTYQASKPNFFPLASESLQNMYFPYGDSHKPGQNPAMHTSATNFPGENVKTNPYSIQTGVMRNGAGRSNIPNEHKPQESISARPTVGTNLRNSKDDGFTGTATGCKLFGFSLTGETSTPNSQNSSKRSCTKVHKQGSLVGRAIDLSRLNGYSDLLSELERLFSMEGLLEDPEKGWRILYTDSENDVMVVGDDPWHEFCNVVSKIHIYTQEEVEKMTFGIISDDTQSCLEQAPVIMEVSKSSSVGQPDSSPTVIRV